In the genome of Deltaproteobacteria bacterium, the window GGCCTGCACGGCCGCGTCGGTGAAGACCGACTCGTGGAGGGTCTCGCTGGCGAAGGCCAGGGGCCAGGCGCCGCCCTCCTCGGACTCGAGGCGGTGGCGCAGGTAGCGGGCGTTGAGCACCGCGAGCTCGGTGGCGGACTTCAGGCCGGCCGCGCCCAGCTCGCGGATGAAGGTGTGCGCCCGCGCCAGCACCCCGAAGTTGCCGTAGAAGGCCTTCAGGGCCCCGATGGAGTCGGGGCGGTCCTCGACCAGCCGGTAGGCCTCTCCCTCCTTGACCACCCGGGGGATGGGCAGGAAGCGCTCGAGGTCCGCCCGCACCGCCACCGGGCCGGCGCCGGGGCCGCCGCCGCCGTGGGGGGTGCTGAAGGTCTTGTGGAGGTTGAAGTGCATCAGGTCCACGCCCATGTCGCCGGGGCGGGCGTGGCCCATCAGGGCGTTGAGGTTCGCTCCGTCGCAGTAGACCAGGCCGCCGCCCTCGTGGACGACGCTCGCGATCTCGGCGATCTCCCGCTCGAAGATCCCCAGGGTGTTGGGGTTGGTCAGCATGATGCCGGCGACCTCGTCGTCCATCGCCTCCTTCACGGTCTCGGCGTGGACCCAGCCCTGCTCGCCGGCCCGGATCTCGACGACCTCGTAGCCCGCGAGGGCGCTGGTCGCCGGGTTGGTGCCGTGGGCCGAGGCGGGCACGAGGATCTTCGAGCGCGGGCGGCCGTGGGTGGCCTCCTGCCAGGCCCGGATGATCAGCACCCCGGCGAGCTCGCCCTGGGCGCCGGCGGCCGGCTGCAGGGTGCAGGCGTCCAGCCCGCTGATGCCGCAGAGGGCCTGCTCCAGCTCGTACATGAGGCGCAGCGGGCCCTGGGCGTCCTCCTCCTCGAGGAAGGGGTGGGCCCGGGCGATGCCCGGCAGCCGCGCCATCGCCTCGTTCACCCGCGGGTTGTACTTCATCGTGCAGGAGCCCAGGGGGAAGAGGCCGCTGTCGATGCCGTAGTTCCACTGGGAGATGCGGGTGAAGTGGCGGACCACCTCGGGCTCGGAGACCTCGGGCAGGCCCTCGCCGGCCTCGGGCTCGCCCCGCAGGTAGCGCGCCGGGATCTCGCTGGCCGGATCGACCTCGGGGACGCCGACGGGCGGCAGCGAGGCGCCGCTGCGGCCCGGGGCGCCGCGCTCGAAGAGCAGGGGCTCCTCCAGGGCGAGGCCGGTGGTGCCGGGGGGCAGGCTGGCGTCGGGGCGGAAGGGGTGGCCGCTCATGCTGCACCTCCCGGGGCCGCGGCCAGCGTGTCGGCCAGCGCCTGGATCGCCGCGGGGGCGTGGACCTCGGTGACCGCGAGGAGGAGGCCCTCCGGATACTCGTCGTAGTAGCGGGAGAGGGCGAAGCCGCCCTCCAGCCCCACCTCGCGCAGGCGGCGCCGGGCGCCGGCCGGATCGGCGATCTTCACCGTGAACTCGTTGAAGACCGGGCCCGAGAAGCGGGGCTCCAGGCCGGCCGCGGAGAGGAGCTTCCGGGCGT includes:
- the gcvPB gene encoding aminomethyl-transferring glycine dehydrogenase subunit GcvPB; the encoded protein is MSGHPFRPDASLPPGTTGLALEEPLLFERGAPGRSGASLPPVGVPEVDPASEIPARYLRGEPEAGEGLPEVSEPEVVRHFTRISQWNYGIDSGLFPLGSCTMKYNPRVNEAMARLPGIARAHPFLEEEDAQGPLRLMYELEQALCGISGLDACTLQPAAGAQGELAGVLIIRAWQEATHGRPRSKILVPASAHGTNPATSALAGYEVVEIRAGEQGWVHAETVKEAMDDEVAGIMLTNPNTLGIFEREIAEIASVVHEGGGLVYCDGANLNALMGHARPGDMGVDLMHFNLHKTFSTPHGGGGPGAGPVAVRADLERFLPIPRVVKEGEAYRLVEDRPDSIGALKAFYGNFGVLARAHTFIRELGAAGLKSATELAVLNARYLRHRLESEEGGAWPLAFASETLHESVFTDAAVQAHGVSTLDVAKRLIDFGFHPPTVYFPLVVSGALMIEPTETETREGIEAFVAAMAQIAREAKESPELLHAAPTRPVRERLDETRAARRPILRWTPEIDDQLEKQGG